A genomic segment from Aspergillus puulaauensis MK2 DNA, chromosome 1, nearly complete sequence encodes:
- a CDS encoding PTH11-like integral membrane protein (COG:S;~EggNog:ENOG410PKP8;~TransMembrane:7 (o24-45i57-80o100-120i132-156o180-201i213-234o254-272i)), protein MDEHLGHILLSRSDNEGASRGQTAMVVTAVLTGISTVIVAMRIYTRIGLIKLSGREDWTILVSLAFSIAYLGFVVAQYRLGLGRHSYDIPEHEFKQQLKHLWVAIPIYNASLAFTKISLLFQYLRIFPSYRFCIICYIVLGVVILYATWAIVSGFVNCVPVAKFWDRKISGTCLSFEAVWFFNASMNIATDLTLLILPMPLLSQLHLPRRQKVALLGVFALGALVVITSILRLFSLRSVAKSIDTSWSNATAAYWTAAECNVAIICACLPFLRPLVSRICPKFLSTDSYNKNKPTRNATRTTAPRSARLRTSDPDVYSQDLELGLRSIDTDIGLAVGNRAGLEPTTAVKDGSFDDSEIQVTTEMVQEVKTASVCGDTHGAETSQTRLV, encoded by the exons ATGGATGAACACTTAGGGCACATTCTGCTCTCTAGAAGCGACAATGAGGGCGCATCTCGAGGGCagacggccatggtggtAACAGCGGTGCTCACTGGAATATCGACTGTGATTGTAGCGATGCGCATTTACACCAGAATTGGATTGATAAAATTAAGTGGCCGAGAGGATTGGACTATTCTAGTTTCTTTG GCCTTTTCAATTGCCTATCTCGGTTTCGTTGTAGCAC AATACCGCCTTGGCTTAGGAAGGCATTCCTATGATATACCGGAGCATGAGTTCAAGCAGCAGTTAAAG CATCTATGGGTTGCAATCCCCATATATAATGCAAGCCTAGCATTCACCAAAATATCCCTACTCTTCCAATATTTGCGCATTTTCCCCAGCTACCGGTTCTGTATCATATGCTACATTGTTCTGGGGGTAGTGATTTTATACGCAACATGGGCAATTGTCAGCGGGTTCGTCAACTGCGTGCCCGTGGCCAAATTCTGGGACCGAAAGATCTCGGGTACCTGCCTCTCCTTCGAGGCTGTTTGGTTCTTCAACGCTTCGATGAATATCGCCACTGATCTCACTCTTCTCATCCTACCGATGCCTCTCTTATCGCAActgcatcttcctcgtcgacagAAGGTTGCACTCCTGGGCGTATTCGCACTTGGTGCACT TGTCGTGATCACTAGTATTCTTCGTCTTTTTAGCCTACGTAGCGTAGCGAAAAGCATCGACACGTCTT GGAGCAACGCTACCGCAGCCTACTGGACTGCAGCCGAATGTAACGTCGCGATAATATGTGCCTGTCTGCCATTCCTCCGCCCGCTCGTCAGCCGCATCTGCCCTAAGTTCCTCTCTACAGACAGCTACAATAAGAACAAACCCACGCGTAATGCAACACGTACGACTGCTCCACGCTCAGCGCGCCTTAGAACCTCGGATCCAGATGTCTATTCCCAAGACCTAGAGCTTGGTCTGCGCAGTATCGACACAGATATCGGACTCGCCGTCGGAAACAGAGCTGGACTTGAACCGACAACCGCTGTTAAGGATGGGAGCTTTGATGACAGTGAAATTCAGGTTACGACTGAGATGGTTCAAGAAGTGAAGACGGCATCTGTTTGTGGGGATACCCATGGCGCGGAGACCAGCCAGACCAGACTGGTATAA
- a CDS encoding GMF family protein (BUSCO:EOG09265I60;~COG:W;~EggNog:ENOG410PPE1;~InterPro:IPR011171,IPR029006,IPR002108;~PFAM:PF00241;~go_function: GO:0003779 - actin binding [Evidence IEA];~go_function: GO:0071933 - Arp2/3 complex binding [Evidence IEA];~go_process: GO:0034316 - negative regulation of Arp2/3 complex-mediated actin nucleation [Evidence IEA]) — MSSERLYAFSPETKEKLRKFRLGTSRAKEPQALIYIVDTKSQEIRAEDGEVYSKMEDLADELPESSPRFILLSYPLTLGSGRLSVPYVMLYYLPENCNPSQRMMYAGAVELMRNTAEVNRVIEVESDEDILSIESKLQSED; from the exons ATG TCGTCAGAGCGATTATACGCCTTCTCTCCGGAGACCAAAGAGAAGCTGCGTAAATTCCGCCTGGGAACGTCGCGGGCTAAGGAACCGCAGGCCTTGATTT ACATTGTCGACACAAAAAGCCAAGAAATCCGAgctgaagatggcgaggTCTACTCCAAGATGGAAGATCTAGCCGACGAGCTTCCAGAGTCGTCTCCCCgattcatcctcctcagtTATCCTCTCACCCTG GGTTCTGGTCGTCTTTCCGTCCCCTACGTCATGCTTTACTACCTACCTGAAAACTGCAACCCATCCCAGCGGATGATGTATGCTGGTGCCGTGGAGCTGATGCGGAACACAGCGGAGGTCAATCGTGTGATCGAGGTTGAGAGCGACGAGGATATTCTATCCATCGAATCGAAGCTACAGAGCGAGGATTGA
- a CDS encoding flavin adenine dinucleotide pyrophosphatase (COG:E,H;~EggNog:ENOG410QD6N;~InterPro:IPR001453,IPR036425;~PFAM:PF00994) encodes MFARLTQLTRHLYRPPFTRQPASFASPSPLSPSRVLSQKMTSSVPGTGKTIHTAACLIIGDEVLGGKTVDTNSAFFARYCFSLGIQLKRVEVIADDEGEIKEAVRRMSTNYDFVVTSGGIGPTHDDITYSSIAKAFNINLKLHQPAFERMKALSKPHPFQPAFDWDTPSPALTAKLRMVEIPHDETVPLVQQAVFVADDMWVPIAIVNGNIHILPGVPRLFERLLEHLRPSLLPRLVNPEGKGIYRYLFSTPLPESAVAPYLTDLAGRTEDRGIKVGSYPRWQKKRNTVTLVGTDKELLDSLIPEVEQNVQGTKVDREDELDSPSDDEAK; translated from the exons ATGTTCGCTCGACTCACTCAGCTCACCCGACATTTATACCGACCGCCCTTTACTCGCCAACCAGCGTCCTTCGCTTCCCCGTCTCCCTTGTCTCCGTCGCGTGTGCTCTCCCAGAAAATGACATCATCCGTCCCCGGTACCGGCAAGACGATACACACGGCAGCATGTCTGATCATTGGCGATGAGGTCCTCGGCGGGAAG ACCGTCGACACAAACTCCGCTTTCTTCGCGAGATACTGCTTCTCGCTCGGAATCCAGCTCAAGCGCGTGGAAGTCATCGCTGACGACGAAGGCGAGATCAAGGAAGCCGTTCGCCGCATGAGCACCAATTACGACTTTGTCGTGACCAGCGGTGGCATTGGCCCAAC CCACGACGACATAACCTActcctccatcgccaaagccttcaacatcaacctcaaACTGCACCAACCTGCCTTTGAACGCATGAAGGCCCTCTCAAAACCCCACCCCTTCCAACCCGCCTTCGACTGGGACACCCCGTCCCCAGCCCTCACGGCCAAATTGCGCATGGTGGAGATCCCGCACGACGAAACAGTCCCGCTCGTGCAGCAGGCTGTCTTCGTCGCAGACGACATGTGGGTGCCCATCGCCATCGTTAACggcaacatccacatcctgcCCGGCGTGCCGCGGCTTTTCGAGCGCCTCCTCGAACATCTTCGACCTTCGCTGCTTCCTAGACTGGTGAACCCCGAGGGCAAGGGTATCTATCGGTATTTGTTTAGCACGCCGCTTCCGGAGAGTGCCGTTGCGCCGTATCTTACGGATCTGGCGGGGAGGACGGAGGATAGGGGAATCAAGGTGGGAAGTTATCCACGGTggcagaagaagcggaatACGGTTACGCTTGTGGGGACGGATAAGGAGCTTTTGGATTCGCTTATTCCGGAGGTCGAGCAGAATGTGCAAGGGACGAAGGTGGATAGAGAAGATGAGTTGGATTCCCCGTCTGATGATGAGGCGAAATAG
- a CDS encoding uncharacterized protein (COG:S;~EggNog:ENOG410PZ2Z) yields the protein MIATRAYQDSILYKQFTRSMSNSTQAIGVGAAAGLDQGPYTSREDVQGCKRKEMEFREEMLEEEYGDMIHHFNWEGKAVCTGSNTPPVHSLFVMVTRPRVVAKNASNELWHKIIMKCAMEYVDPVVIYNEGADIPTHPQVLLNFAEERTFKFYTRHGWWHKSKEEREGIIDDEEDVEFYMDKEVGVGNGFVECSAVKSRYQWYKQEETRQMDADRGRRRKRILPTRIEDLHPPYRRSRLRICTAADEM from the exons ATGATCGCAACACGA GCATATCAGGACTCTATCCTATACAAGCAGTTCACAAGGAGCATGAGTAACTCTACTCAGGCAATCGGAGTTGGGGCTGCGGCAGGACTCGACCAAGGGCCATACACTTCACGAGAAGATGTGCAGGGGTGCAAGCGCAAGGAGATGGAATTTCGAGAGGAGatgctggaagaagaatatgGAGACATGATCCACCACTTCAACTGGGAGGGAAAGGCCGTTTGCACCGGAAGCAATACTCCGCCGGTGCACTCACTCTTCGTCATGGTGACCCGGCCTAGGGTAGTTGCCAAAAATGCGTCAAACGAGCTATGGCACAAAATTATTATGAAATGCGCGATGGAATACGTCGACCCAGTCGTCATCTATAATGAAGGTGCAGACATCCCGACGCATCCGCAGGTGTTGCTTAACTTTGCAGAGGAGCGGACATTCAAGTTCTATACCCGGCATGGCTGGTGGCACAAAAGCAAAGAGGAACGCGAGGGTATTatagacgatgaagaggacgttGAATTTTATATGGACAAAGAGGTGGGCGTTGGGAATGGGTTTGTTGAGTGCTCCGCTGTAAAGTCGAGGTATCAGTGGTACAAGCAAGAGGAGACTCGACAAATGGACGCTGAtcgggggagaagaagaaagcgcaTCCTTCCAACACGAATTGAAGACCTGCATCCGCCTTACAGACGCTCTCGCCTCAGAATCTGTACTGCCGCCGACGAGATGTAG
- a CDS encoding PaaI family thioesterase (COG:S;~EggNog:ENOG410Q2YC;~InterPro:IPR029069), with product MVLRLRASGRASIAPQTCCYFRRQQYLFPIEMRPIRVYHSKWPRPRQLFSGNRHYGLQLQIRQPLSTAPRLVSRNREPLLYPVAGARYASTAKPSTQPTTASSNQTQQSIEDLLSSLPLTRYLRSSTSPKYIEFRPYRTMHPSAQSTHLVTTSLLSNPTKLPTDPIFFLTSPSTKTKTQTQPQIIATAYLSTHLTGHAGYIHGGLPFLLFDDVFARLAAEIFPSRVGMTATMGLDFRAPAVPGRVYVWRAFVEKRESERKVWVRGEMRCLREFGVGEMSARNVVDIDVDVAGGDGDGVSVEEREGVLVAEARALFVEPRRVEGMVPLYPN from the exons ATGGTGCTGAGACTGAGAGCCTCGGGCCGTGCCTCCATAGCTCCACAAACCTGTTGCTATTTCCGCCG ACAGCAATATTTATTTCCCATCGAAATGAGGCCCATCCGGGTATACCATTCCAaatggcctcgtcctcgtcagcTGTTCTCCGGCAATCGCCATTacggcctccagctccagattcGCCAGCCATTGTCTACCGCACCCAGACTTGTCTCGCGCAATCGTGAGCCTCTATTGTACCCCGTGGCCGGAGCCCGATACGCATCAACCGCAAAGccatcaacccaacccaccaccGCCTCATCCAACCAAACCCAACAATCAATCGAAGACCTactctcctccctccccctaACCCGCTACCTCCGCAGCAGCACATCCCCCAAATACATCGAATTCCGCCCCTACCGCACCATGCACCCCTCCGCCCAGTCCACCCACCTAGTGACAacatccctcctctccaacccaaccaaacTCCCCACAGAcccaatcttcttcctcacctccCCTTctaccaaaaccaaaacccaaacccagcctCAAATAATAGCAACAGCCTACCTCTCCACCCACCTCACCGGCCACGCAGGGTACATCCACGGCGGCCTCCCATTCCTGCTCTTCGACGACGTGTTCGCCCGGCTCGCCGCCGAGATATTCCCTAGCCGGGTCGGGATGACCGCGACAATGGGTCTTGATTTCCGGGCCCCTGCTGTGCCGGGGCGGGTTTATGTGTGGCGGGCCTTtgttgagaagagggagagtgAGAGGAAGGTGTGGGTGCGTGGGGAGATGAGGTGTTTGAGGGAgtttggggttggggagaTGAGTGCTAGAAATGTAGTAGACATTGACGTTGACGTTGCAGggggtgatggggatggggttagtgttgaggagagggagggtGTGCTTGTTGCTGAGGCGAGGGCGTTGTTTGTTGAGCCTAGGCGGGTGGAG GGGATGGTGCCGTTGTATCCGAACTGA
- the RAS1 gene encoding Ras family protein (COG:S;~EggNog:ENOG410PGD3;~InterPro:IPR005225,IPR001806,IPR027417,IPR020849;~PFAM:PF00025,PF08477,PF00071;~go_component: GO:0016020 - membrane [Evidence IEA];~go_function: GO:0003924 - GTPase activity [Evidence IEA];~go_function: GO:0005525 - GTP binding [Evidence IEA];~go_process: GO:0007165 - signal transduction [Evidence IEA]): MASKFLREYKLVVVGGGGVGKSCLTIQLIQSHFVDEYDPTIEDSYRKQCVVDDEVALLDVLDTAGQEEYSAMREQYMRTGEGFLLVYSITSRQSFEEIMTFQQQILRVKDKDYFPIIVVGNKCDLEKERVVSEQEGEALARQFGCAFIETSAKSRINVENAFYELVREIRRYNKEMSSYPSGSGAFGSRAPDSKMDVSEPGERSGCCGKCIVM; encoded by the exons ATGGCTTCAAAG TTTCTGCGAGAATACAAACTAGTcgttgtcggtggtggtggtgtcggAAAGTCATGCTTGACGATCCAATTGATCCAGAGTCACTTCGTGGATGAATATGACCCAACAATTGAAG ATTCGTACCGCAAGCAGTGCGTCGTCGATGACGAGGTGGCTCTACTGGACGTCCTAGATACCGCTGGTCAGGAAGAATACTCAGCCATGCGCGAACAATATATGCGAACGGGAGAAGGCTTCCTCCTAGTCTACTCCATCACATCGCGCCAATCTTTCGAAGAAATCATGACGTTCCAGCAACAAATTCTGCGTGTGAAGGACAAGGACTATTTCCCCATTATTGTCGTCGGCAACAAGTGCGATCTCGAGAAGGAACGAGTGGTCTCAGAACAAG AGGGCGAGGCTCTTGCTCGTCAATTCGGTTGCGCGTTCATTGAAACCTCTGCAAAGTCCCGCATTAATGTTGAAAACGCCTTCTACGAACTTGTGCGTGAGATTCGTCGTTACAACAAGGAGATGTCCTCCTACCCATCCGGCTCAGGTGCTTTCGGATCCCGCGCCCCTGACAGCAAGATGGACGTGAGCGAGCCCGGCGAGCGCTCCGGCTGCTGTGGAAAGTGTATTGTTATGTAA
- a CDS encoding enoyl-CoA hydratase/isomerase family protein (COG:I;~EggNog:ENOG410PKCW;~InterPro:IPR001753,IPR018376,IPR029045;~PFAM:PF00378;~go_function: GO:0003824 - catalytic activity [Evidence IEA]), which produces MSSTNQPPTDKEPTAIQATKTPEGITTITLNRPHRRNAVDGPTAQKLTSAFLEFENDSTQKVCVFHGSNGTFCAGFDLHEVAKYDSKPGNNEGSSASSQSSYTGPRISHHDRVQGRNIGPMGPSRMQITKPVIAAVSGYAVAGGLELSLLADMRVAEEDAVFGVFCRRWGVPLIDGGTVRLQAIVGLGRAMDMILTGRAVDAKEAFAMGLANRVVAKGTAVEEAMGIARQLVTFPQGCMNVDRASCYYAAYNARSFEDALGFEYDHGIKVVEEESVKGAARFSAGAGRHGRFGFEGSL; this is translated from the coding sequence ATGAGCTCAACAAATCAACCCCCCACCGACAAAGAACCAACAGCAATCCAAGCCACTAAAACCCCAGAAGGAATCACAACAATAACCCTCAACCGCCCGCATCGGCGCAACGCCGTCGATGGCCCGACAGCCCAAAAGCTGACCTCCGCTTTCCTCGAATTCGAAAACGACTCTACCCAAAAAGTCTGTGTCTTCCATGGCTCCAACGGCACATTCTGCGCTGGCTTCGACCTCCACGAAGTCGCTAAATATGATTCCAAGCCCGGGAACAACGAAGGTAGCTCAGCGTCGTCCCAGTCTAGCTACACGGGTCCCCGAATAAGCCACCACGACCGTGTTCAGGGACGCAATATCGGCCCCATGGGCCCCTCCAGAATGCAGATCACCAAGCCTGTCATCGCCGCTGTATCCGGGTACGCTGTTGCCGGGGGGCTGGAACTCTCGCTGCTCGCCGACATGCGAGTCGCAGAGGAAGATGCCGTCTTCGGAGTATTCTGTCGGCGGTGGGGCGTTCCTCTTATCGATGGCGGGACTGTGCGGTTACAGGCTATTGTCGGGCTGGGCCGTGCAATGGATATGATATTGACGGGGCGGGCCGTGGATGCGAAAGAGGCGTTTGCGATGGGGCTTGCGAATCGGGTTGTTGCGAAGGGGAcggcggttgaggaggcgatggggattgcGAGGCAGCTTGTGACTTTCCCACAGGGGTGTATGAATGTGGATCGGGCGTCTTGTTACTACGCGGCGTATAATGCGAGAAGTTTTGAGGATGCGTTAGGGTTTGAATATGATCATGGGATTAAGGTCGTTGAGGAGGAAAGTGTGAAGGGGGCGGCGAGGTTTAGTGCTGGGGCTGGCAGGCATGGGAGATTTGGGTTTGAGGGGTCTCTTTAG
- the sreA gene encoding siderophore transcription factor SreA (COG:K;~EggNog:ENOG410PMWU;~InterPro:IPR039355,IPR000679,IPR013088;~PFAM:PF00320;~go_function: GO:0003700 - DNA-binding transcription factor activity [Evidence IEA];~go_function: GO:0008270 - zinc ion binding [Evidence IEA];~go_function: GO:0043565 - sequence-specific DNA binding [Evidence IEA];~go_process: GO:0006355 - regulation of transcription, DNA-templated [Evidence IEA];~go_process: GO:0006357 - regulation of transcription by RNA polymerase II [Evidence IEA]) yields the protein MLASISHMETLRSLPRNPDVVTRHPSAEDLDAAQQLISSAQAGREHPLDRQYTDEGSRNVGGAPLSHHEDDYPVVQSSETAINGHIFEKTSPKSQKDTSFLGHSCSNCGTKSTPLWRRSPTGAMICNACGLYLKARNVARPTKRNRTQASPGAFIAQNPPAGAQPEPVASDNEGCGGSSGSCPGGGNCNGTGGAEGCDGCPAYNNRVYKSTARGNVAAHALNRSAIPESAPPSQEPETPARSSAQPEGNMLVACQNCGTTVTPLWRRDENGHPICNACGLYYKLHGCYRPTTMKKTIIKRRKRVVPALREHSPTGATQSSQGSSASPEASSPATLAHSQDERYRYYSSEPVDQFHRGSPAAQRPFVLAPLPVDFTGFNSGAVTLPHHPPPPPPRLLEPGHTSVPQFGRRSISPNSSGNPKKRPLSETGPSTDVGSIPSTLEAGSNQLPPIVSSANPPPPARLSSISAILNHAHARDEARLDPSLAGLARQQQYHPQPQSLAHPQTSESLPGVSDLESFERRAKLQREAEEMRELLRAKERELAQLASQ from the exons ATGTTGGCATCCATTTCCCACATGGAGACCCTACGATCCCTCCCTCGAAATCCGGATGTGGTTACGCGACACCCATCGGCCGAAGACTTAGATGCTGCTCAGCAACTCATTTCGTCTGCTCAAGCTGGCCGGGAACATCCTCTCGATCGACAATACACCGATGAGGGGTCGCGAAATGTCGGAGGGGCTCCACTGAGCCATCACGAGGATGACTACCCAGTAGTTCAGTCTTCTGAAACCGCTATAAATGGGCATATTTTTGAGAAAACGTCTCCAAAATCCCAAAAAGACACATCGTTCTTGGGACATTCTTGCAG TAATTGCGGAACGAAGAGTACACCGTTATGGCGGCGGTCACCTACCGGGGCCATGATTTGTAATGCATGCGGTCTCTACCTAAAAGCGCGAAATGTTGCACGGCCAACGAAAAGGAACCGGACGCAAGCAAGCCCGGGGGCATTTATTGCGCAAAATCCCCCCGCAGGTGCTCAGCCAGAGCCGGTCGCTAGCGATAATGAAGGTTGCGGGGGTTCTTCGGGTTCGTGTCCAGGCGGTGGAAATTGTAATGGGACAGGTGGCGCCGAAGGCTGCGACGGTTGTCCGGCTTACAATAATCGCGTTTACAAGTCAACGGCGCGGGGGAATGTCGCGGCACATGCGTTGAATAGATCAGCGATTCCGGAGAGTGCTCCGCCCTCGCAGGAGCCTGAAACGCCGGCCAGATCCAGCGCACAACCGGAGGGTAATATGCTGGTTGCTTGCCAGAACTGCGGAACCACCGTGACACCACTTTGGCGACGAGATGAAAATGGCCATCCGATCTGCAATGCCTGTG GTCTCTACTATAAGCTCCACGGCTGCTACCGTCCTACTACGATGAAAAAGACCATCATCAAACGGCGAAAACGTGTTGTTCCGGCTTTGCGAGAACATTCTCCGACTGGGGCTACCCAATCCTCTCAGGGTTCCTCTGCGTCACCAGAAGCATCGTCCCCAGCGACATTGGCCCATTCCCAAGATGAGCGGTATAGATACTACAGTTCGGAGCCCGTTGACCAATTTCACCGAGGTTCACCTGCAGCTCAGCGTCCATTCGTACTCGCGCCGCTACCGGTCGACTTTACAGGCTTCAATTCGGGAGCCGTAACACTacctcatcatccacctccaccaccacccaggCTACTCGAGCCAGGTCATACATCGGTTCCTCAATTTGGCCGACGTTCGATCTCGCCAAATTCTTCTGGGAACCCCAAGAAACGACCACTATCGGAAACCGGGCCTTCTACGGACGTTGGTTCTATTCCAAGCACGTTGGAGGCTGGATCAAATCAACTCCCGCCCATTGTATCCTCTGCGAACCCGCCGCCCCCTGCTCGACTTAGCTCAATCTCCGCTATTCTCAATCACGCTCATGCACGCGACGAAGCTCGCCTAGACCCGTCCCTGGCTGGTCTCGCACGTCAGCAGCAATACCACCCTCAGCCCCAATCTCTTGCACATCCGCAAACCTCAGAATCGCTACCTGGAGTGTCCGACCTGGAAAGTTTCGAGCGCCGCGCGAAGCTCCAGCGGGAAGCCGAAGAAATGCGAGAACTTCTCCGAGCAAAAGAGCGAGAGCTTGCACAACTCGCTAGtcaatga
- a CDS encoding oxidoreductase, short chain dehydrogenase/reductase family (COG:Q;~EggNog:ENOG410QED2;~InterPro:IPR002347,IPR036291,IPR020904;~PFAM:PF00106,PF13561,PF08659;~go_function: GO:0016491 - oxidoreductase activity [Evidence IEA];~go_process: GO:0055114 - oxidation-reduction process [Evidence IEA]) encodes MNYIRAYRHSIPAFRQLASSHRTTSAFPPSTAPLFGPAFARRTMATAVAKRLEGKTVVVTGASSGIGRSTAKEFARTSPKNLKIIVTARRIDALQELAQEIKAEVGDGVKTLPVKLDISNPEEVKNFVPSLPAEFQDIDVLVNNAGLVKGVAQAPDIVPEDINTMFATNVTGLINLTQAVLPIFKKRSDGGRGDIINIGSIAGREPYPGGSIYCSTKAAVKSFTEALRKELISTRIRIIEIDPGQVETEFSVVRFYGDQKKADAVYSNCEPLTPDDIAEVIVFAAGRRENVVIADTLVFPSHQASPGHLYKKP; translated from the exons ATGAACTATATCCGAGCTTATCGCCATTCAATCCCCGCTTTTCGCCAGCTCGCTTCATCCCATCGAACAACCTCCGCATTCCCCCCATCTACAGCTCCCTTGTTCGGACCCGCTTTCGCTCGACGCACAATGGCAACCGCAGTGGCAAAGCGCCTTGAGGGCAAGACGGTCGTGGTGACTGGTGCTTCCTCTGGAATTGGTCGCAGCACAGCCAAGGAATTCGCGCGCACCTCGCCCAAGAACCTCAAGATCATCGTGACAGCAAGACGCATTGACGCCCTCCAGGAGCTGGCGCAGGAAATCAAAGCGGAAGTCGGCGATGGAGTCAAGACCCTTCCTGTGAAATTGGACATTAGTAACCCAGAGGAGGTCAAGAACTTTGTGCCGTCTCTCCCTGCGGAGTTCCAGGACATCGACGTCTTGGTCAACAACGC TGGCCTCGTTAAGGGTGTTGCTCAAGCTCCTGACATTGTCCCTGAagacatcaacaccatgttCGCAACCAATGTCACTGGTCTGATCAACCTGACCCAGGCTGTCCTCCCTATTTTCAAGAAGCGAAGTGATGGTGGCCGTGGTGATATCATTAACATTGGAAGCATTGCTGGTCGTGAACCCTACCCCGGTGGTAGCATCTACTGCTCTACCAAGGCCGCGGTCAAGTCATTCACAGAGGCTTTGAGGAAGGAGCTCATCTCCACCCGTATCCGCATCATCGAGATCGACCCCGGTCAGGTTGAAACT GAATTCTCTGTTGTTCGCTTCTATGGAGACcagaagaaggccgacgCGGTTTATTC TAACTGCGAACCACTCACACCTGACGACATCGCCGAGGTCATTGTCTTCGCCGCTGGCCGGAGAGAGAACGTTGTGATCGCTGATACTCTGGTCTTCCCAAGCCATCAG GCTTCTCCCGGTCACCTGTACAAGAAGCCTTGA